The following are encoded together in the Oreochromis niloticus isolate F11D_XX linkage group LG12, O_niloticus_UMD_NMBU, whole genome shotgun sequence genome:
- the LOC112848327 gene encoding natterin-3-like encodes LKLSLLLLLALSSASPQDIVKKHSEDRHGKMTWTGSVPDEAVSIWNLYDIRVDYVCKYGCHAGVYNWRFGNFCHYSFDKKEYRTNSFDILVNDKYFEILEWKEGSFGSVPANAVRTCSSDEVYVGKNKYGLGKVRPSDWAFYLPWGGEEYWYWYYEVLTIKRDIDHELIHDVEYKINDAKMIRNPPSTLAVSPISNNGCPATDWQRSQGAPHLSPYGSWGRLQPPCDPELDKWKKMYK; translated from the exons ttaaagcTGTCATTGCTGTTGCTGCTGGCTCTCTCCTCAGCCAGTCCTCAGGACATCGTGAAGAAGCACTCAGAGGACAGACATGGTAAAATG ACCTGGACTGGTTCCGTCCCTGATGAAGCAGTGTCAATTTGGAACTTATATGACATACGTGTTGACTATGTCTGCAAATATGGATGCCATGCTGGCGTCTACAACTGGCGTTTTGGAAATTTCTGCCACTATTCGTTTGACAAAAAAGAGTATCGTACAAACTCATTTGATATCCTTGTGAATGACAAATACTTTGAGATTCTGGAGTGGAAGGAAGGTTCCTTTGGTTCAGTGCCCGCAAATGCAGTTAGAACATGTTCTAGTGATGAGGTTTATGTTGGAAAAAACAAGTATGGTCTAGGTAAAGTGCGTCCTAGTGACTGGGCATTTTATCTTCCTTGGGGAGGTGAAGAATATTGGTATTGGTACTATGAGGTGCTGACCATCAAAAGGGATATTGACCATGAGCTCATCCATGACGTTGAGTATAAAATTAATGATGCTAAAATGATCCGGAATCCTCCATCGACCTTGGCCGTCTCTCCCATTTCTAACAATGGAT gccctgcaacagactggcagcGTTCCCAGGGTGCACCCCACCTCTCGCCTTATGGCAGCTGGGGTAGACTCCAGCCTccctgtgaccctgaactggataagtggaagaagatgtaCAAAtaa